Genomic segment of Sphingopyxis lindanitolerans:
CGAATATTTCATCGCCAAATCGGGGTTGCCGTTCCAGCTCGGCGGAACCAGCCTGCTGATCATCGTCAATGTGACGATCGATACGATCAGCCAGATGCAGAGCCACATGCTCGCGCATCAATATGGCGACCTGATCAAGAAAGCCAAATTGAAGGGCGGCGTTGCGCGGCGCTGATCGGTCGGTTAGGGCCACCCCGACGGAACGGGAAACAGGGGCTTCCATGACGCTGAACATCATTTTGCTGGGGCCGCCGGGGGCGGGCAAGGGAACACAGGCTTCGCGGCTCGAAAGCGAACATGGCATGGTCCAGCTTTCGACCGGCGACATGCTGCGCGCCGCGGTCAAGGCGGGAACGCCGATCGGCCTCCAGGCCAAGGCGGTGATGGACGCGGGCGCGCTGGTGTCGGACGCGATCGTCTCGGGCCTCATCGGCGAACGGCTCGACGAGCTTGGCGGCGAAACCTCGGTGATCTTCGACGGCTATCCGCGCACCGCGGCGCAGGCCGATGCGCTCGACGCGATCCTGTCGGACCGCGGCCGCAAGCTCGACCATGTGATCGAACTGGTGGTCGAGGAAGACGCGCTTGTCGACCGCATCACCGGCCGCTTCAGCTGCGCCCAATGCGGCGCGGGCTATCACGACCGCTACAAGCTGCCCAAGGTCGCCGATACCTGCGACGTCTGCGGCGCCCATGACTTCAAGCGCCGCCCCGACGACAATGAGGAAACGGTGCGCACGCGGATGGCCGAATATCGCGCCAAGACCGCGCCGATCCTGCCGATCTACGAAGCGCGCGGGATCGTGGCAAGGGTCGACGGCATGGCCGACATCGACCATGTCAACGACGCGATCGAGGCGATCCTGGGCAGCGACGCCAGCTAGCCAGTGTCCCCGCCGCCGTCTATGAAGGCGGCAAAGGGGACAGGGCATGGATCGCAAGACAATCTTCGGCGCGGCGCTGCTTTCGGTGGCGGCGCTAACGGCCGCTCCGGCAGCGGCCAAGGTCATCGACCAGAGCGATATCGGCTTCACCGTCGCGCATACCGCGCATGTTGCGGCGACGCCCGACGATGTCTGGGCCATGCTGCGCCTGCCCGACAAATGGTGGTCGAAGGAGCATAGCTGGTCGGGCGATGCCGCGAATTTCTGGCTCGATTCGCAGGCCGGCGGCTGTTTCTGCGAAAAGCTGCCCGGCGCAGGCGGCGCGATGGGCAGCGTCCAGCATGCGCGGATCCTCTTTGCCAAGCCGGGCGAAATGATGCGGCTGTCGGGCGCCTTCGGCCCCTTGCAGGGCGAGGCGGTCACCGGCACGCTGACGATCCAGATCAAAAAGACCGCGACGGGCAGCGCGATCCGCTTCGACTATGTCGTCGGCGGCTATATGCGCTTCAAGGTCGCCGACGTCGCCCCCGCGGTCGACAAGGTGCTCGGCGAACAACTGGCCGGGCTCGCGAAAGCGCTCGGCGGATCGCTGCCGGTCGCGCACGAAAAGGACGACGGCGACGCGAAGGACGCGCCCGCCAGGGACGAGCCGGCCAGCGACGAGCCCGGCCTCGACGCCGTCGCCGCCGATCTGGCGAAGGACGAACCGAAGGAAACGCCCGAAACCTAGGCTCCGGGGCTGCCCCGCAGCTTGGCGAGCGCCGCGAACGGTCCCGCCTGCTCTTCGCTGAGCACGCCTTTCTCGGCGAGGATGCGGTCGGCGTCGGGGTGGCGCGGGAAGGGTTCGAGCGCCAGCGACAGCGTCTGCACCGCCACCTCGCCAAGGTCGATCCGCTCGCCGTCGAGCGCCAGGATTTCGCAGTCGGCGTCGCTGATCTCGACCTCCTCCTCGCCGCCCTCGGCAGGCTCCGCATCGCGCAGGAAACGCAGGTCGAACGTCTCGCGCAGCTTGGCGGGCACCGGCAGGCCGGTCGCCGCGCAGCTTTGCACGACCCTGGCGGCGATCTCGCCCGTCGCGGCAATGCCGCCCGCGATGCTGCGCACGTCGGCGGTTACGACGAAACGGTCGAGCGCGACGAGCGCCAGTCGGCGGGCGATCGCGGCGCGCGCCGCTTCATCGGCCTCGATCGTCACCGTGCGG
This window contains:
- a CDS encoding YceD family protein; this encodes MTAPEFSHGVTLVEAAQGRTVTIEADEAARAAIARRLALVALDRFVVTADVRSIAGGIAATGEIAARVVQSCAATGLPVPAKLRETFDLRFLRDAEPAEGGEEEVEISDADCEILALDGERIDLGEVAVQTLSLALEPFPRHPDADRILAEKGVLSEEQAGPFAALAKLRGSPGA
- a CDS encoding adenylate kinase, giving the protein MTLNIILLGPPGAGKGTQASRLESEHGMVQLSTGDMLRAAVKAGTPIGLQAKAVMDAGALVSDAIVSGLIGERLDELGGETSVIFDGYPRTAAQADALDAILSDRGRKLDHVIELVVEEDALVDRITGRFSCAQCGAGYHDRYKLPKVADTCDVCGAHDFKRRPDDNEETVRTRMAEYRAKTAPILPIYEARGIVARVDGMADIDHVNDAIEAILGSDAS
- a CDS encoding SRPBCC family protein, which gives rise to MDRKTIFGAALLSVAALTAAPAAAKVIDQSDIGFTVAHTAHVAATPDDVWAMLRLPDKWWSKEHSWSGDAANFWLDSQAGGCFCEKLPGAGGAMGSVQHARILFAKPGEMMRLSGAFGPLQGEAVTGTLTIQIKKTATGSAIRFDYVVGGYMRFKVADVAPAVDKVLGEQLAGLAKALGGSLPVAHEKDDGDAKDAPARDEPASDEPGLDAVAADLAKDEPKETPET